The DNA region TCGACGGGCGCGGCGGGCTCCTTCATCCGGTGCAGCAGCCACTGCGACTTCTCGCCCTCGCCGTTCGTGCGGATGAGCGCGAGGCGCGCCGACCCCAGCCTGCCGCCGGGCTGTCCGGTGAACGTGCCGATCACCTCGTCGTCGCGCCATTTCTCCACCGCCACCGTGCCGGTGTCCCACACCGTCATCGACCCCGCGCCGTACTGTCCCCGGGGGATCTCGCCCTCGAACGACAGGTACTCCAACGGGTGCGGCTCGGTCATCACCGCCAGCCGATTGCGGGCGGGGGACTCCGGGACGCCCTTGGGGACCGCCCAGCACACCAGCACCCCGTCGCGCTCGATGCGCAGATCGAAGTGCAGGCTGCGGGCGTGGTGCTCGTGGATGACGAAGCGCGGCGGTCCGGCGGCACCGGCCACCGGAGCGGCCGCCGCGCCCGGCATCGGCTCGGGCGTGCGCCGTGCGTCGCGCTTGGCGAGGTAGGCCGCCAGCGCGGGGCTGGACGAGGCGAGGCTCGCCAGCGGGTCGATGCCGGCCGCGACCCGACCCAGCACCTCGTCGAGCTCCAGGTGCCGCAGGTCGGCATCCGCCAGCTCCGCCCAGGTGCGCGGTGCGGCGACCGTCGGGCGGGGGCGCCCCCGCAGCGAGTACGGGGCGACGGTGGTCTTCGAGGCGCTGTTCTGGCTCCAGTCGATGAACACCCGCCCGACGCGGGCGGACGCCGCCATGCTGGACGTGGCGAGGTCCGGATGGTCGGCCTCGATGTGGCGGGCGAGCTCGCGGGCGACGGCGGAGATCTCCTCGCTGGTGCGCAGCCCCGTGCCGTCGGGGGAGACCGGCAGGCGCGCGTACAGGTGGATGCCCTTGCTGCCGCTGGTCACGGGGATCGGGGCCAGCCCCATCCCGGTGAGGATGCCGCGCGCGATGCGCGCCACCTCCGCGCACTGCGCGAGGCCCGTGCCGGGGCCGGGATCCAGGTCCAGTACGAGCCGATCGGGCAGGCCCCGGCCGCCGGAGTGCGTGAACCGCCACTGCGGGACGTGCAGCTCCAGCGCCGCGATCTGCGCGAACCAGGCGAGGGATGCCGCATCGTCGGCCAGCGGATAGTCCTTGCTGGACCGGGAGTGCTCGATGGGCATCCGTCGCACCCAGTCCGGTGCGCCCTGATCGAGCTGCTTGGCGAAGAAGCCCTCAGCCGGGGCGTCCGCCGTGCCGACGCCGCCGACCCAGCGCCGCCGGGTGATCGGACGTCCGCGCAGGTGCGGCAGCATGACCGGCGCGATCTGCGCGTAGTACGCGATGATC from Microbacterium soli includes:
- a CDS encoding ATP-dependent DNA ligase, producing the protein MVTGGQVVQIDGRRLRVTNLEKVVYPESGTTKGEIIAYYAQIAPVMLPHLRGRPITRRRWVGGVGTADAPAEGFFAKQLDQGAPDWVRRMPIEHSRSSKDYPLADDAASLAWFAQIAALELHVPQWRFTHSGGRGLPDRLVLDLDPGPGTGLAQCAEVARIARGILTGMGLAPIPVTSGSKGIHLYARLPVSPDGTGLRTSEEISAVARELARHIEADHPDLATSSMAASARVGRVFIDWSQNSASKTTVAPYSLRGRPRPTVAAPRTWAELADADLRHLELDEVLGRVAAGIDPLASLASSSPALAAYLAKRDARRTPEPMPGAAAAPVAGAAGPPRFVIHEHHARSLHFDLRIERDGVLVCWAVPKGVPESPARNRLAVMTEPHPLEYLSFEGEIPRGQYGAGSMTVWDTGTVAVEKWRDDEVIGTFTGQPGGRLGSARLALIRTNGEGEKSQWLLHRMKEPAAPVDAPTAGEAPPRISAMLAEPATPAIARGLDGWAEIKWDGVRAIGTWSDGRLRLRARSGTDITARYPEIASDRAPRLPVADAVVDGEIVAFDSGGRPSFSHMQDRMHLTREHEVRAEATRTPVVYVLFDLLRLDGRDLTRMPLRGRRELLEQLALGLDRPLLVPPVFDDLDAALEASARYGLEGVVVKDPRSPYRSGQRSSSWLKIKHTRMQEVVIVGIRPGHGGRAGTFGSLLLAVHEQGAADPAVPGLSYIGRVGTGFTDRMLRDLTARLQPLRIDEPIVRDVPAADAADAQWVRPELVGEVEFAGWTPGGILRHSRWRGLRPDKSPEEVRREA